ATGCATCTGGTGATGTAAACCAGGCGCTAGGCAACAATCGTTGACCGGCAACGCGCTCGCAACCATCGCGGCGATGGTGGAGCCTGACGATTGAACACACGGGAAGGAAGTTGACAGGCTTTCTGGCGGGAGTTATCCATTTGGATAACGAATGGCCGAACTGCCACCAACCCGAAAACGTCTGCTGGATTTCATCCAAGTTGAAGTCCACGCGGGCAGGCCCATTCCCACGCTTCGCGAGATTGCGGCCAAGCTTGGCTTTCGCGGACACCGGGCGGCAGCGTTTCATTTGGATGCTTTGAAACGTGACGGTTTCATCCAGTCTGAGTCGGGAAAGGCCAGGTCGCTTCGCGTTACTTCCCCTTTGGCGAAACTCCGCAGTCGCGTCGCGGACATCCCACTTTACGGCTCGATTCCCGCCGGGTTTTCCGACGACCGCGAACAACAGCCGGACGGTTGCGTTACCGTGGATGTTGCCAGCATTGGGTTCAAGCCGACGCGAAACACTTTCGCGCTACGGGTAGTCGGCGATTCCATGATTGGAAAATTTATTTGCGATGGCGACATCGC
The nucleotide sequence above comes from Candidatus Angelobacter sp.. Encoded proteins:
- a CDS encoding S24 family peptidase translates to MAELPPTRKRLLDFIQVEVHAGRPIPTLREIAAKLGFRGHRAAAFHLDALKRDGFIQSESGKARSLRVTSPLAKLRSRVADIPLYGSIPAGFSDDREQQPDGCVTVDVASIGFKPTRNTFALRVVGDSMIGKFICDGDIA